Part of the Venturia canescens isolate UGA chromosome 2, ASM1945775v1, whole genome shotgun sequence genome is shown below.
CCCAAATCGATGAACTACAgatgttcaatttttattggacCGATGAGGACAGAAACAAATTTGCTAGTGACGTTCGTACCAAATCCATacttccattttattttttacgaattgAATATTCTGTTGTGAAATAGTAAATTTGGCGTAAACGAAATAACGAacccatttttcaaatttccaacTCCACTGTCTGAAATCATTCCATAATCAGTTTTTTGTTCCTTACATTTGCAGCCCAAAAAATCATGGCTGTTGGGCCTTCCTATAGTCGTCAATGTTGAACATAAACCAGGCTTGCTGTGCGGCTGGCTCTCAGGCCCCCATGCCCGAGAAATGGAAAATGTACCGGAAGAAGATATTTTTAGTGGAATGAAAGAAATGCTTCATCAATTTTTAGGAAAAACTTTCAATCTCACCGAACCGTCTGCAATTTTAAGGTAAAACTTGGTTAAACATTTTCTCGGTTGTAtcaaaagtattttattatGAAGCAATATTCTTCTCAGGACCCAATGGTACTCGAACAAACACTTCAGAGGTACTTACAGCTATCGAAGTCCCAAAACTTATGAATCTGGTGCAACCGCAGCTCAACTCGAAGAACCAATAATGGAGCACGGAAAACCCGTAAGTCAAATCATTCATCGGTTCACCAATATATTTCAATCTCCGTAGGatttaaaacagaaaaatcctTTATGAATTCAAGATTCCACGTCCAAAATAGTTCATCACCGGGATATTAATTTCAGGCCCTGAATGTTCTATTAGATTTAAATCGAAtacgactattttttttattcaacaatttttcaattctcgaaTGTTTTTTCAGCGCGTTTTGTTCGCCGGTGAGGCAACTTCTTTGTCCCAATATGGAACGGTCAACGGGGCAGTTAGTACGGGGTGGCGAGAAGCTGACAGATTGATCCAAACTTACCaacacaaaaattaaaaacaagtGATACGACAAATCGTGCTGTTTGTCGACCGGATATTCCCCCTTCTCCACATCTACCCcttccaaaaataacgttTAGAAAATTACAAACTCCTATTTAGAATCGCTACATTTACTTTCTTTATTTAAAACTTTCTTAAGTCTTTGATGAGCGCGTTAAGATAGGAATTAAATATAAAATCTCGTTGAATAGAAAATAACGAGAGAAGGAAATTCGACGTGGTTTATTCCGGGATGTGATGGTGTAAAAAATTCAGGGCTTGCGTTTTACCGGTGTCATAAGCTCCGTGGGTTGTGGAGTAAAAATGTTCGTGTGTAGCTTCGCCAGCAAACATGAGAACGGGCACTTGCTGCAATCATAAAAATGTAAGTAAGTGGAGTTTAAATGAAACGTTAAAAAACAATAAGTCAGAGTGGAAATGAGGTGTTCATTTGAATGaagcaaaatttctctcaccttcGGCCGGTCGTCGTTTTTGCGCGTACGATAAATTGGTGCAGCTAACGTTGCTGGCGTTATCTTGGGCTCATCACAACAAGCAGGGATATGACTATAAGCGCCTCTGACATATTTATTGGCGTTCCATCTCGTCCTTATGCATCTTTTAGGATGAGGAATGTTGTCTCTTTTGAGAAAAGTTTTCAGAGCATAGAGACAATCGTTAGCAACTTCATTTTCGGTCAGTTTTTCGACGATAGAAGCGCCCTGTCCTCCTACCCAACCGAGGAGGACTGCATCGTGGTTTGGGAGAACGTCGAAACCAGTCAAATCCCATATCCACGAAGAGGACAATCTGTCCTcggttttataatttatttcgtGATCGTTATTCCTCGAGCGAAGCATTTGGATTCCTTTCGTGTCAGTTTCCCACCAAGGCTTCCCGAAGTCgaggaaaattttgtttatcaaACCAAAACCCAACGATTCGATTGCTTGGAAATGTTCAAACGGTAAGACCGGgagaaacatttttcgatgATTCTCCTTAAGATATCCCAATGAACTCGTTACTATAACGCAGTCTGCTATGATACGCTTTTTATTGTTGAGCGAAAGTACGACTGGGCTCAGATTTTCATCTTTTAGATCTCTCTGCCATTCTATATTTTCTACTGCACTGTTTAAACGCAAATTTCTGCGATCTAGCCTCTCTGCTAAAAGATTTGTAAGCGAACAGTAACCCTTTTCGAATACAAGATGTTCGGGGCCTCCAACgaactgaaataaaaaatgacattattttagaaaaagtTCTTGGATCTTTGTAGCCCATCAAATGTatgaattaaaagaaaatgaaagtaTTGGTTTTTAGAAATGGAAAAGAcctcaaaatttgtgataaaacTACGAATTCGGTACCTATTTTGTTGAATTGTAACggcgatttattttttaaacaatagCCAACTTACTCGAAATTTTCCCCAATATTTCGTAGATAGATCATCGAGCGTAGAGCATGAATTGTCGATCATAAGAAATTTAACCATCCAATCGAAAATCTCTTCCTGAATGCGTCTAATTATAGGAGTTTCGTTTTTCGATCTAAGATATGTGAGCATGTTTTTCCGCAGAACTTTGCCAATATTATCTAAACTCTCGAGCTCAGTATCTCGGTAAGCGTActtttcgcaattttcgagAGTGTCGCACACGAGATCGTCAATTTCATCCACAAGACGTTGATCTATCGAGGTGCCATCGTCGCATACAAAAATCCCTTGCCCCTCGGTCGATTCCGTCTCTGACAAAAGTTTGTGTTCTTTTGCTAGTGTCCCCAAAGCGCTTTGATCACCGTGTAAAAATTGTGCTCCAGCTTCTACCCAATTGTTGTTCCACTCAATCGAACATATTCTCCCTCCAATTTGATCTTgtgctaaaaaaaaagattcaactgattgaataaaaatagtacAGTTAAAACGCTGAagaattatgtttaaaaaatttagaaaGGATCAGGATCAAAGCGAATCTTTTTGAAAATGTacttgataaaatttgatgtaTCACTCGAATGTTTGAATGTCTTAAACCGACCAAACATTctaatgaataattttaacGAACCATTTCCACTCGTTTTACCAAGGTTCAAAAAACTAAAGCCAACTTTGAAAcattatcatgaaattggactGACACGTTTAGCTGAAGAAACAAACTCAGTGACAATGTTTCCAGTTATATCAATCGAGTTTCCAAAATTCGCTCATGGCTCTTGTTGAATACGATAGCATTGgggtattcgaaaaaaaaacattcggttCACCTTCGAGCAGCAAATAGTCTTTGAAATTGGAGTCTTCCAAGGTTTTAGCAGCTGCCAATCCAGCGATCCCGGCTCCAATAATAACGAGTCTTGTTTTTTCGTACGAAGAGCTGTCCAATTCTCTTGTGAAATCCATTTTCTTTGGTATATCGCAACTCTTGGCCACCTGCCTTAATCATTCAATTGTAGCTCTTCGTGATCGGACTCGTAAGTCATTCATAAGTTAATTAAGGATACCGAACATAAGATCCGGACAATCGATCATGGAAAGCAGTTATTGACAAATGTATTTATCCACTAAtagctataaaaatataatctcttttatttttcgattttttgaaattacctGACGAActtttgcttcaaaaagttcgatttttgaaattttgaatgaataaatacTAAAGTTTGATAATTCttaaacatgttttttttcagtccACTCGTGCCATTGATTCAAAATTCATCAaggtaaaaaaatcgaacaaagCCAAAATGTGAGTTTTACTCAAATCTgttcacacttttttctttactgtTTAACAGCATAATATACAATaatttcatgtgaaaaaataaaaattactttCATTGCTACTTTTTACGATATAAAAAGTATGTTGACTTTACCGTCCTCCATTCACAACGAAGCTTGTGGTCTTTGGTTAGAGATGGGACTTTAATTGCCTAAGAATTAGAAGAAACAAACCATGCAAATCAATTCAggcacgatttttcatttttttttgtttgtctgAGAATACGACAACACTTTAGTATCACGAACAATGAATTTAACGAAGCTCGCATCTGTTGATCCAATTGATCTTTCAAGGTGATGTTTgtgaacgaataaaaagtataGTTCAGAGTAAGGATAATCGAAGCAAAAAGgattataaaatttgaattatcTCGCTTTTCAGAAAGtaaattctggaaaaattgcaggaaaaaatatgaaaaaaatcaattttttataatgatatattGACGGTAAAACGCCGCAATAAAATCTCGAAGTACTACGTAACTCAGAAACTCTCAATTCAATATGATCTTTCGCTACGATTTCCTTACATAATATTTCTAACTCAATGAATgcattcattttcaaaaaaatattcatcttGTACCTGTAATAATTCAGAATTCTGTCCGCCTCACGATAGCCAGTTTCAATTGCGCCATGTAccgttgaataatatttatcgtGTGTAGCTTCACCAGCGAAAAGAAGTgtctattttcaaaaaaagaaaaaatgtcattcACATATTTTCGCAAATTTCTATAACATGGATCGAACCGATAATCGATTAATCTCATAATTGAAATACGTACCGGCTTTATATTTGCATCGAGTATAGGTTGAGCCAAATCTTTTGCCCAAACATCGAGTTTTTCAGCAGCCATACTTCTATAACTATAACATCCACGAAAATGTCGATCCGAGTACCATTTTGTTCTAGAAAAAAGTAAGAATAATTAACCCACGATCACTTAAAATGCAAAGAAGCAAACAATCTAtagaaaaagtgatttttctctATTTATCGTAGGTTTTCACGCGTGCTAAGAGTATTTTCTATAGGTTGAACagataaacaatttttaatctttGGGAAAAGAAATTTACCGAACTATATGATCTGGCCTTGGTATATTATACGTTTTccccaaaaatttttccaacaattcGTAGACGTCGTTTTTAACGGATTCTTCGGGCAACAGTTCCATGTCTCTGGCTGATTGGCCTACAAGCCACCCGCAGAGTATTCTGGGTTGATAGTCAACcgtgaaaaattggaacaaaTCGCACAACCAGCTTTTGTTCTAACAACAAATGTGTTTGTATTACTAGATTGCTTattccattgaaaataattgtgtTCAAATTTTCCTAGCCTCATGCACGTACTTGCCCATTTGTAGCTATAAAGTCAAGTTTATCTTCTCTGGACCAGAGCATGCCAAAACCAGCAGAATTTTCGGGCCACCATCGATGCGGAAATTCGAGAAATATTTTAGCAACGACGCCGATGCTCAAACCCTGTTCGTTTGTTGGTGTTCCACGAaagtaaattccaaaatcagATAAGGATTTTTCAGCGGTCTCAGGTTGGCCATTTCTTTCAAACGTACCTTTATGGAAAGTTGCTTTTTTTGAGGTAACggtggaatgaaaattttggaatGTTGCTCTTTGAGAAATCCTAGTGACGCTGTGAATATAACGTGAGCGGCAGAAAATTGTTGACCCTCGATTGTTTTCACGATTACTTCGGAGCCTGAACTATAGTCGATGGAAGAAACTTCTTTTCCAAACTCTATTTTGTCCATTAGTGGCAATGCCTTCTGAGAGTTTGGAAATTTGCGCTGAAAACATAAAAGGAGCATTTTATTGGGAAGCAgttttattatcaataaaaaaaactttctttttttgtcGATTAATAATCGTCTGTTGTAATGTAAAAAGATGTtccatattatttttatctgaaTATCCTACCACAAAATTTACGCagctgaaattttttaactttttgataTGAATGAAAATAGGCGCGAGAATATCGAATTCGTATTGccgaatttattgaattaattGATGCAACGGAGGCGTCAACTCTATCGATCAACTAACGTCTGTTCCATATAAACATATGTGGAATAAACTATTCATTCGTATAAGTCAGGCGAGATTACCATTAGTAAATCGAAAATAGTTTTATAGCCCCTATTTTTCCAGTTTAAAAGTAGATCTCCATCGCACGACTTGTATTCTGTAATTCCTTTTGCAGAGACGTCGTACCAATTATCACTGCATTGTATCGAATTATCGAATCGGTGAATCCACTCCAAAATTTCCTCAGCTCTGGATTCATCGGTGAATGGATCAGTTTTGTAATGTTTGTAATACctgtagaaataaaaaagaaacaaacgtTTGAAGTAAGTaggatgaaaatatttgtcgatttcgaaattctcgCGGTGACGAGGAAGCGTGATAAACATGTGGTTAATTTTGATATGAGTCATTAGTCGTGGGCCTTGAGAATATGTGTGGAGGGGATTCGTTTCGATGGCGCTCGTGAGACGGAACTCATACGCGTGAAAGGTCAGAACGCAAAACGTACTGTTGAATTGATACAAAGTGATGATTGTGGAAAATTGCTCAATTTATTAATTCACTGATTTTCTGTTCATCATGGCGTTGAAAAGGTAAATGCGATTcaaagcatttttttataccaaTATACATTGTTATACCGATGTATTGGCTGATGAATGTGAAGTATTCTgttcatttttgtttgtttacaGAAATGTAGATCctgttttggaaaaattgagaaatgaaGTAGATGGCCCACCAAATCTGGATACTTTAGCTCTCATTTCTCAACGCTTCGCTGCTAATATTCATGCTGCTTTCCTCTTTGAAAAAGAGGGCAAATTGGTGCTTCATCAATTGTGTTTGTTGCTTAGTGCGACTGCTAATGGAAAATTGTATAGCGGCTGGAAAGAATTCGGTGCACAATTGGGTCTTTCCTTGGAACAAATACAAGTGAGctcaataaaattatattcgcTCTATTTTTATATACTGAATAATTGAATACAATAATTGTACACGAATGTAAGCAGAGTAATTGGAAATGGATAAGGAGAAAGTGGATATCCATCAATGTTTGATAAAATAacagaattcaataattttatgtTAAAGTggataaacaaaaatattttacattaAATGAGTTCTTTGGAATTCTATGAATTTCTGATATTCTTGAATAATCTTAGATGGTCGGTATACATGTGATTATATTCTCGtcagaaataaatatttgcaaACTGGTGGTTCCAAaacaattttgtaaaaaattattgcaaaaataaATACTGTAAAAGTGCagaaatgaaaaactatggTGATCATAATCGGTCAATGCGTgcattattaatattttttaatggcAAAAGTGCATAGATTACAATTTCAAAGGACTGCAAGATCCTACTTATTACGTCTTGCTCGCATACATACAATGGCCCGAAGCCACACTCGACAAAATTATAGTGGCTCTACAGAAAATTGGGAGATTGGATATTGTCAACAGGATACACGAGAACATGAGTAAATTCATTGAATGTTTGGATTTAAAGGACGACACTAATGGTAAATATTTACAGATGAAAGTGTTATATGGATCAGAAATACAATTTATCATTCATGATGGTTGATTTCAGACGTACAGAAACCAAAATATATTCCTAGAGCGCCGATGGTTCTGAGTCCTATGATACATACAAAGGAAGAATTACAAACGAGATCCTATGGATGTGGGAATAGCTCTGAGGCATCTCCAAATTCTGAGACTcacaaaatgaagaaagtaTGTAGGTTTattgttttatgaaaataccttcaaaaatgcaaaatgcaaatttcaattaaagtgcaaacgataattaattattacCTGATCTTCATTATCAGTCTTCACCATATTATGGGAGTATAGTTATGCTGACTTACGCGCATGATGGAGCAATTGTAGCAAAAAATATAGCCAAAATATTCAGAGCAACAGAACCAAAAATTGGTGTCGTCATTCTCGAAGAACAAGAAAAATACGTATACAGCAGAGCAGAGGAATTTGTTGATGATTGTTTCAAACAAGTGggtataataaataaatttgaatcaaAAGTGTAGAAAACGTGATTTGATAATTTACAATTAATTCTACAGGTGAACTACATCGTTCCAATATTGACCAGTGGATATGTCAAAAGTTTGAA
Proteins encoded:
- the LOC122407254 gene encoding uncharacterized protein produces the protein MALKRNVDPVLEKLRNEVDGPPNLDTLALISQRFAANIHAAFLFEKEGKLVLHQLCLLLSATANGKLYSGWKEFGAQLGLSLEQIQCIDYNFKGLQDPTYYVLLAYIQWPEATLDKIIVALQKIGRLDIVNRIHENMSKFIECLDLKDDTNDVQKPKYIPRAPMVLSPMIHTKEELQTRSYGCGNSSEASPNSETHKMKKSSPYYGSIVMLTYAHDGAIVAKNIAKIFRATEPKIGVVILEEQEKYVYSRAEEFVDDCFKQVNYIVPILTSGYVKSLNQQPDIELENRCLDTKYLKYIYSLMRFEYAKNSCCNNRVRCIVPESEVSTVLKSDLHPILQAWFREADIEAFTENILLRKI
- the LOC122407252 gene encoding spermine oxidase isoform X2; the protein is MDFTRELDSSSYEKTRLVIIGAGIAGLAAAKTLEDSNFKDYLLLEAQDQIGGRICSIEWNNNWVEAGAQFLHGDQSALGTLAKEHKLLSETESTEGQGIFVCDDGTSIDQRLVDEIDDLVCDTLENCEKYAYRDTELESLDNIGKVLRKNMLTYLRSKNETPIIRRIQEEIFDWMVKFLMIDNSCSTLDDLSTKYWGKFRFVGGPEHLVFEKGYCSLTNLLAERLDRRNLRLNSAVENIEWQRDLKDENLSPVVLSLNNKKRIIADCVIVTSSLGYLKENHRKMFLPVLPFEHFQAIESLGFGLINKIFLDFGKPWWETDTKGIQMLRSRNNDHEINYKTEDRLSSSWIWDLTGFDVLPNHDAVLLGWVGGQGASIVEKLTENEVANDCLYALKTFLKRDNIPHPKRCIRTRWNANKYVRGAYSHIPACCDEPKITPATLAAPIYRTRKNDDRPKQVPVLMFAGEATHEHFYSTTHGAYDTGKTQALNFLHHHIPE
- the LOC122407252 gene encoding spermine oxidase isoform X3, whose protein sequence is MSTQTKVVIVGAGVAGIAAACRLIEEGFKNIIILEAKNRIGGRIHTVDFADNVVDLGAQWVHGESQNIGYNLASPHGLLESSHNLNDFEKHSFVNSKGELIPAEQASKVWKLYYEISDKASEELRNRNGSYGEYFVEEYYKHYKTDPFTDESRAEEILEWIHRFDNSIQCSDNWYDVSAKGITEYKSCDGDLLLNWKNRGYKTIFDLLMRKFPNSQKALPLMDKIEFGKEVSSIDYSSGSEVIVKTIEGQQFSAAHVIFTASLGFLKEQHSKIFIPPLPQKKQLSIKGLSIGVVAKIFLEFPHRWWPENSAGFGMLWSREDKLDFIATNGQNKSWLCDLFQFFTVDYQPRILCGWLVGQSARDMELLPEESVKNDVYELLEKFLGKTYNIPRPDHIVRTKWYSDRHFRGCYSYRSMAAEKLDVWAKDLAQPILDANIKPTLLFAGEATHDKYYSTVHGAIETGYREADRILNYYRQLKSHL
- the LOC122407252 gene encoding spermine oxidase isoform X1, whose amino-acid sequence is MDFTRELDSSSYEKTRLVIIGAGIAGLAAAKTLEDSNFKDYLLLEAQDQIGGRICSIEWNNNWVEAGAQFLHGDQSALGTLAKEHKLLSETESTEGQGIFVCDDGTSIDQRLVDEIDDLVCDTLENCEKYAYRDTELESLDNIGKVLRKNMLTYLRSKNETPIIRRIQEEIFDWMVKFLMIDNSCSTLDDLSTKYWGKFRFVGGPEHLVFEKGYCSLTNLLAERLDRRNLRLNSAVENIEWQRDLKDENLSPVVLSLNNKKRIIADCVIVTSSLGYLKENHRKMFLPVLPFEHFQAIESLGFGLINKIFLDFGKPWWETDTKGIQMLRSRNNDHEINYKTEDRLSSSWIWDLTGFDVLPNHDAVLLGWVGGQGASIVEKLTENEVANDCLYALKTFLKRDNIPHPKRCIRTRWNANKYVRGAYSHIPACCDEPKITPATLAAPIYRTRKNDDRPKVREILLHSNEHLISTLTYCFLTFHLNSTYLHFYDCSKCPFSCLLAKLHTNIFTPQPTELMTPVKRKP